The following are encoded together in the Synchiropus splendidus isolate RoL2022-P1 chromosome 7, RoL_Sspl_1.0, whole genome shotgun sequence genome:
- the LOC128762829 gene encoding immediate early response gene 5-like protein gives MECAFDAQNLISISLRKIQSSRTQRGGIKLHKNLLVTYVLRNARQFYMSKNLSQTQRIHHYDDGTAVREKHQYLELTGSFTELADDLYCNFAGVESDTWHCGAHQSEVAHQDASACVPPSDSDLLVSDACWSCAEKPSWELPVLNSQANQKTVLDLDTHVVTTVTNGYFHSDCCAQPKQPQGAHHCYSKKRKMDTSFHIVDPEFYFCDFAPVPCKRMRTDDDSLSDSDSANISNLISVLGSGGLCEFVSWQHTDLEHILTTQTICLKQTLLTGSGWTRAIEAF, from the coding sequence ATGGAGTGTGCTTTTGACGCACAGAACCTGATCTCCATTTCTTTGAGGAAAATCCAAAGCTCCCGAACGCAGAGAGGAGGCATCAAGCTCCACAAGAACTTGCTGGTGACCTACGTGCTGAGAAACGCCAGGCAGTTTTACATGAGCAAAAACTTGTCGCAAACGCAGAGGATTCATCACTACGACGATGGAACCGCAGTCCGCGAGAAGCACCAATACCTGGAACTGACGGGGAGCTTCACGGAGTTGGCTGACGACTTGTACTGTAACTTTGCTGGGGTTGAGTCGGACACTTGGCACTGCGGGGCGCACCAGTCAGAGGTGGCGCACCAGGACGCGTCGGCGTGCGTCCCACCAAGTGACTCTGACCTTCTGGTTTCTGACGCGTGTTGGAGTTGCGCGGAGAAACCATCGTGGGAGTTACCTGTCCTGAACTCGCAAGCCAACCAAAAGACTGTCCTGGACTTGGACACGCATGTGGTGACTACTGTCACTAACGGCTACTTCCACTCAGACTGTTGCGCGCAGCCCAAACAGCCGCAGGGCGCGCACCACTGCTACAGCAAGAAGCGGAAGATGGACACCAGCTTCCACATTGTTGACccagagttttatttttgcGACTTTGCGCCGGTGCCGTGCAAACGGATGAGGACGGACGATGATTCGCTTTCAGACTCGGACTCGGCGAACATCTCCAATCTGATCTCGGTGCTGGGTTCAGGCGGACTATGTGAGTTTGTGAGTTGGCAGCACACGGACCTGGAGCACATTCTCACCACTCAGACTATTTGCTTAAAACAGACCTTGCTAACAGGGAGCGGTTGGACGAGAGCAATCGAAGCGTTCTGA